CGCCGTCGCCGTCGGCCTGCTCCCCGGCGTCGTGGCCCGCTGGCGGGCCCTGCACCCCGGGGTGTCGCTCATGCTGCGCGAGTACGGCTCCACCGAGGCGCTGGAGGAGGAGCTGGAACGGGGCGCCGCCGACCTCGCAGTGGGACCGGAGCCCGCGCGGTGGACCGGGCCGCTGCTGCCCCTCGGCCGGGAGGAGCTGGTCGTCGTCGTCCCCTCCGACGACCCGCTCGCCGGACGCGCCGCCGTCCGCCTCGCCGAGCTCGCCGACCGCGACTGGATCCGCTGCGCGATGGAGCCGCTGGTCGACGGGGTCCTCGTCCTGGACCGGGCCTGCGGCGAGGCCGGCTTCACCCCGCACACGGTGCTGCGCACCGAGCACACCTCCACTGCCGTAAGGATGGCTGCCGCCGGCGTGGGCATCGTCATGGCCCCCGCCCACATGGCCCGCAGCGCCGTCGGCGAGGACTGCGCGTTGCTCTCCCTCGACCCGGCGTGGCACCGCGGCCTGGCGGTCTTCTCCCGGGTCCCGCTGACCGGCGCCGCCGCGGCCTTCGCCGAACTCCTCGCCGGGGTCGAGCCTGCGGCCACGGCTACGGCTACGGTGACGGCACCGCGGGACGCGAGTGGTCGGCCAGACTGAGCAGCAGATGGGCCGTCTCGGCATGGTAGAAGTCCGAGTGCGCCCCCACCGGGTTGATCCTGGTGCTCCGGTAGCGCCAGCTCGCGTCCACGTTGACGAAGGCGTGGTCCAGCGACGTGTGCGGATAGGGCGTGTCGGCGCGCAGCAGCCGGGTGGCCCACACGTCGTTCGGCGCGAGTCCGGCGCCCGCACGGGACAGGCGCATGCCGGAGTGCCCGATACCGGGCTTCCGCTCGCCCAGCAGGTGCCAGAACCCCGTCGCCCGGTCGTGGCGCGAGTGGGTGAACACCAGCGGTCCGCCGACCGGTGAGGTGTGGCCCAGCGGCCCGGGGCGCAGCCGCGTGAACAGGGACTCGAAAGCCTCGGTGGGTGCCGCCATCTGCAGGACCGTCAGCGTGTCGACAGTGAACGGGCGCGAGGGGTGCGCGGTGGTGCTCCAGCCCAGCGTCCCGCCCTGCCACGTGTCCGCGGCCCGGGTCACCGCCTCGCACAGGAAGCGGCCCCCGAAGGAGTGGCCGACCAGGTGCAGGTACTGGCCGCCGCGGGTGCGCAGGGTCCGGTCCGCCGGATCGCCCCGCTCGGTGTGCAGATAGCCCAGCAGATGGCCCAACACGTGCGGGGCGTATCCGGAGTCCGGGGCGCTCATCGCGTGGGCCCGCTCGCGGACCTTCTCGTAGCCGCCCTTGGTGATCAGCGACGAGGAGGGCCAGCGCACCACCACCGTCCACGGGGCGTAGCGTTCCCGCAGGCCCGGGTAGAGGGCCGCGCGAGCCGTGCGCTGGCGGTCCATGAGGGCGAGCAGCCGCTGCGCCGAGCGGACGGCCGAGTCCCGGCCCGTCCGCCAGCCGTGCACGTACACGATGATGTCGGTGGCCCAGGCCGGCGGGACGAGCCGCTCGGCCAGGTACCGGGTCAGCCGGTCGGCGCGCACCTGCCGGCCGGTGGCGGCGGACAGCAGCCACCCCTCCTTGTCGAGGTCGACGGTGGTCAGCGCTTCCGCGGGTACGGCCGCGGGCCGTACCGGGCGGCGCGCGGACAGGCGGTGTCGGCGTCGTGTGTTCATGAACGCGTCGGTCCTTCCTGGGACGCGGGCAGACGGCTGTCCATCCCGCAGACGAGGCCGTAGGTCAGGGCCAGCGGATTGCGGTACTCCCTGGCGAACCAGCGCACGGTCTCCAGCACGGCCCGCCCGGCGGGCAGCCCGTCGGTCACGTAGAGGGTCAGGAAGCGCAGCGCGAACTCGGCTCCGAAGACCTGCGGCATGGCGATGGACGGGGCCAGGACACCGAGGGCGCCGTGTTTGACCAGGGCGGCGGAGATGCCGGCGTAGCCCGCGGTGGCCGGGGCCCCGGCGAAGCACACGTTGAGCAGGACCATGGGGTGGAAGAGGCACAGCGTGCCCTCCCGGGCGTTGGCCTCGGTGTGCCGCTTGCGGTACCGGTCCACGATCGAGGCGTCGATCGGGACGGGGTCGCTCAGCCGCAGGGCCTGCCAGGTCCGGTCCCCCTGCCGGACGTACTCGCCGTGGCAGTAGAAGTACATCAGGGCGTGGTCGACGACCGGCTGGTGCAGCGTCGCCAGCAGCTCGCTGCCGTGGAAGTGCTCCGACAGCTCCGTGCGGTCGTCGAGGAGCTTCACGACGTCGTCCGCGAGCAGGTTGCCCGCCAGCTCCTCGTCCGTCCAGGCGCTGGAGGCGGGGCGGGCGCGGGTGGACTCGTACCAGTACGCGGTCGGATACACACCCGCGAGTGCCTCGATCTCGTGCCGGTGCCCCAGGAACGCGGCGAACGGGTCGCCCGGCGGCTCCTCGCCGGGTACGCCGGCGCTGTGGCCCGCACCGACGGCCAGCAGCGGCCAGGGCAGATCGAGATCGGAGTCGAAGCGGATCCGCAGGTCCCGGCGACCGAGCAGGTCCAGCAGCCGGCGCCGCACCTCGGCGAGTTCGCGGCCCTGCCCGGCGAGCAGCTCGTCGAGCAGGTACTCGCCCTCCTCGGCCAGTTCGGCGACCTGGGCCAGCACCTCGACGGCCGAACGGCCGCTGAGGTCGGCGAGGTTGGTGTGCGGCAGGACGTCGAGCGGCCCCTGCCGCCGGGACGGCTGGTAGGCGACGAACTCCTGCCAGCGGGATATCAGGCGCGCCGACAGCGTCCTGAGCTCCTCGGCGCCGGTCTCCAACACCGTGTAGTACGAGCCGGTGCGGGGCTGCGGCAGGATCTCCGGATCGCCCCACAGGCACAGGGTGGTCACCGTGTCGGAAGGGGTCCGGATGCAGACGGTCAGATGCCGTACTCCGCAGGACGGGGGTTCCGCGAGCAGCCGGTATCCACGGCTGGGGTCCTGCGGGGCGGACAGGGCGAGCTGGCGGTTCAACGGTTCAGAACTCCGGTCCTTCGTGCGGGGAGGAGCCGAGGAGGACGGGCTCCGCGGCTTCCAGGGTCGCGTCGAGTTCCTGCAGCACCACCCCGTGCGCGCGGTCGTAGACGGTGATCCGCAGCTGGTGCCGCCCCGGGGTGTACGCGGTGAACGTGAAGGCCGCGGCCTGCCCTCCGGGGGCCTGTACGCGGTAGTCCGCGCACGGCGGTACGAGGGTCGAGCCGGCTCCGCGCGGTGACGCCACCAGCACCAGCTCGGCGGGGGCCCGGGTGTCCCCCGGGGACCGGTGCCAGGGGTGGCCCGCGGGAACGTCGAGGGTGAACTCCAGCCGGACGGACCTGCCCACGTGCGCGGGCGCGTCGATCAGGGTCAGCCGGGGGGTGCAGGCCGGCAGCCGGAGCCGGTGGGCGGGCATCGCGGCCGTGGGGCCCGCCTCCGCCTCCGCCCCTCCGGACGGCGCGGCCGACACGGCGGCAGGCCGGGGCTGCGCCTGCGCACCGGGCTCCCGTGCGGGGGTGGCGCGCAGCAGGGCCAGACAGTGCCAGCTCGCCGTCAGCAGCACCCGTACCGTCCCGTACGCCGCGCCGAACACCGCCCCCGACAGGAGGGCCGTCAGCGGGTCCGGGGCGGAGGGGCGGCTGACCAGGTGCCAGCCGAAGAGAGTGACCAGGGTGACCAGCACACCCGTCAGGAAGGCGGCCATGGCCCGGCTGGTGGCGGTGGTGAACAGGTGCACCAGCCGTTCCCGAAGGGACTCCCAGAAGGACGGCGGCGGCCGGTTCGCGACGGCCCAGTGCCCGCCGGGCACGGGTTCGTGCTGCCCGGCGAGCCGGCGCAGCGAGACCACGGCCGGAGCGGCGGAGGTACGGGCGCCGGGGTACGGGGAGAGCAGGACCTCCAGCAGGAGGGTGAGCTCCGCCTCCCCGGGGATCCTGGGAGGGCGGGCGTCGTGCACCTTGCGGATCCAGCGGAACCTCCGCAGCGGCCCGTACAGCAGGCTGCGGCTGCCCATCAGGATCTCGTAGAGGACCATCCCGAGGGCCCAAAGGTCACCGGAGCGGGTCGGGAACGGAGGCCGGTCGGCCGTCCGCCGGGCCAGTTCGGGCGCGGTGTAGCGGGAGTCGGGCCGCCAGGGGCGGATCCAGGGCCCCTGCCCGTCGTGCGGTGAGGGCGCCGTTCCGTAGCCGGCGAGGGCCAGGGTGCGGTCGTCGCGGAAGAACACGTTGCGGGGGTCGAAGCGGCCGTGCGCGATGCCCGCGTCGTGCAGCTCCTGGAGGGCGGTCGCCATCTCCACCCCGAGGTAGGCGGCGCCCGCGCCGCCGAGCTTGCCCTGCTCCTTGAGTAATCGGCTCAGGGAGATCGGCTGGACGGGGTCCATGACGACCCAGACGGACCCGCCGTGCTCGAACGCGTCGTGCACGGCCAGGAGGTGGGGCGTACGCGGTGACGCGACCCGCCGGATCTGGCGCAGCAGATCACCCGGTACCGCGACCCGGTCCTTGCCCGTGTCCGCGCCGGCCGCGCCCTTCGCGTACGTGGTCCGGCCCTTGGCGGCCGGTAGTCGGGGCGCGGCCCCCGCCGGCCGCTCCTGCAACGCATCCAGCATCGACCCGGGCCGCGACGGCTGCGTCAGCGGCAGCAGCTGCTGGATGAACACCTCGGCCCTCTCTTTCTGGTCGAAGGCGGACCAGAAGACGGCTCCCTCGTGCTCCTCCCAGGCCTGGTCCAGCCAGTACCGCTGCCGGAGCACGCCCGGGTTCTCGGCCTCCATGCGCTCGCCCCCTCCACCCGGGCGCGCGGACCGTGCGGCTCGGGTGCGAAACAGCCTAGTGCTGCGACCGGCCCCGGCGCAGGCGATCAGCGGCGCAGCCACACCCCCGCCGGGCGGCCGTCCAGCAGCGCCGACACCGTCACCGAACCGCTGTGCCGTACCGGGGATTTCGAGCCGGAGGGGGAGGGGAGGACCGGGGTCCACCCGCCGGGCGGCAGGTCCAGCCGGGTGCCGCGCCAGCCGCCCGCCGCCGCCAGCCGGTGGGACAGCCGGGTGGCCGCCACCAGCAGCCCCGGGCCCCGGGTGAAGGCCACCAGGTGATCCGCCGCCGGGCCCCGGGCCGATGCCGGGGCGTAGCCGCGGAACAGTTCCGGCCGGTCCCGGCGCAGCCGCAGCAGCGCCGCCGTGAGGGCCAGCTTCTCCTCGGCCGGGCCCTGCGGGGCGGCCCCCGCGTCCAGCCGTGCCAGCGCCTCCCGCGGGAAGTGCGCCGGCCGCCGGTTGTCCGGGTCGACCAGCGCCCGGTACTCGGTCTCCGCGCCCTGGTAGACCTCCGGGACGCCCGGCATCGCCAGGTGCAGCAGCGCCATGCCGAGCAGATTGGCGCGCGCCGCCTCGGCGAGGTCCGCCGGGACGTCCAGCGGCGCCGGGGCATGGCCGGGGACGCCGGCCTCGTACTCCTCGTCCGGGTCGGTCCAGCTCGTGCGCAGGGCGGCCTCGCGGGCCGCCTTGAGCAGTGCGTCCGCCAGCCGCGGCACCGCCTCCGGGGCCGGGCCGAGTCCGAGCGCCGTCTGCCGGGCCACCCACGCCAGGTGGGGATCACGGACGTCCTCCCCGCCGGCCGGGCCGTCAGGTGCCGTCATCAGCTCCGGCGCCTGGGACAGCGCCGAGATCCGGGCCCGCACGTCCGCGCTGCGCTTGGTGTCGTGCGTGGACAGCACCGTGCCGGTGCCGGGCCAGTCCCGCGCCAGCGCGGCGCAGTACGCGTGGAACTCCTCGGGCGCCACCGCCGGACGCCCCGGCTCCCCGCCCACCTCGGTGGCCGACAGCAGCGGCGCGTACCGGTAGAAGGCACGGTCCTCAAGGGACTTGGCGCGCAGGGCGGCCGACGTCTGGGCGAAGCGCGCGGCGAAGGCAGGGTCCCGCAGCAGCAGCTCCCGTACGCCGGCCACCGCGGCCGGGCCGGCCAGCTCGGACGCCCGCTCCAGCGCCTGCGGCGGCAGCTCCGGCTCGCCCGGATAGGGCCGGTAGACGGGGAAGGCGATCAGCAACTCCCGTACGGCAGCCGCCAGCTCTTCACCGGCCCGCCGCTCCAGCGCCCCCAGCTCGGCGGCCAGGTCCCCGGTCAGCACCTCCCGCGCACAGGCCCGGGCCGTCTCCGGCCACGGCGGCATCCCGGTGAACCGCCCGAACCGGTCGGCCAGTTCGGCGGCGCCCGCCGGATCCGTGAACACCCCGTCGACCCGGTGCAGGGCGTCGTACCCGGTGGTCCCCGCCACCGGCCACCCGGCCGGCAGCCGCTCGTGGCGGGCCAGGATCTTCTCCACCACCACCCAGCAGCCGTCGCCCGCCGCGGCCCGCAGCCGGCCCAGGTACTCCTCCGGGTCGGCCAGGCCGTCCACGTGGTCGATCCGCAGACCCTGCGCGACCCCGTCACGGACCAGCTCCAGCACCTTCGCATGGGTGGCCGTGAACACCTCCGGATCCTCCACCCGGACCCCGATCAGCTCCGAAATGGTGAAGAAGCGCCGGTAGTTGAGCGCACCGGGGGTCTCCCGCCACCACACGGGCCGGTACCACTGCGCGGCGAGCAGCTCCGGCAGCGGCAGGCCCGCGGTGCCCTCCCGCAGCGGGAACTCCTGCTCCCCGTGGCGCAGCACCTCCCCGTCGACCCGCAGGTCGCACGAGTCCACCGGGCCGGGGAGCAGCGGGAGCGCCACCCGGCCGCCGCCCGCCTCCCAGTCGATGTCGAACCAGCGCGCGTACGGCGAGCCGGGCCCGTCCCGCAGCACCTCCCACAGCGGCCGGTTCAGCCGCAGCGGCGTCGGCACCGCCATGTGGTTGGGCACGATGTCGAGGACCAGCCCGAGGCCGTGCGCCCGGGCGGCCCCGGCCAGGGCCCGCAGGCCGGCCTCGCCGCCCAGCTCGGCCCGTACCCGGGAGTGGTCGGTGACGTCGTACCCGTGGGCCGATCCGGGCGCCGCCTCCAGGACGGGGGAGAGGTGCAGGTGCGACACGCCGAGCGAGGCGAGGTACGGCACGGCCGCCTCGGCCGCCGCGAAGGGGAATTCCGGGCACAGTTGGAGGCGGTAGGTCGACGCCGGGGTGACAGGACTCGGAACGTCGGATTCCGATGCTGGGGTCGGGCGCGGCTGGCTCATGAGAACGTACGTACCCAGCCTGCCGGATTCCGTGCCATGACCCAATGCATCCGAGTGACTGCGCCGCGTTAGTGTCGATCAAGTGCTTGGAACCGTCACCACCTACCGAAGAGTCATCGCCCTGACCGGGCCGCTGCTCCCGCTCGTCTCCTTCCTCGCCCGGCTGCCCGTCGCGATGTCCCAGTTCGGAAGCTTCCTCCTGGTCGCGCAGACCAGCGGCTCCCTGGCCACCGCCGGCATAGTCGGAGGGGCCCTCTCCCTCGGCCAGGTCCTCTTCGGGCCCGTCCTGGGCCGGCTCGCCGACCGGCACGGCCAGCGGCCCGTCGTCCTGGCCGCCGCAGCGGTCAACGCCGTGGCCACCGCCGCCCTGGTCGCCGGTGCGCTCACGCACCTCGCGACGCCGCCGCTCGCCGCGGTCGGCGCCCTCACCGGCGCCTCCGTACCGCTGATCGGGCCGCTGGCTCGGACCCGATCCGTCGTCCTGGCCCGCCGTGCCAAGGCCGACGAGGGTGTCGTGGGTGCCGTACACGCCCTCGAAGGCACCCTGGACGAGGTCTCCTTCGTCTTCGGCCCCGCCCTGGTCGGGCTGGCCGCGCTGGTCGCGCACCCGGCCTTCGCCCTCGCCGGCGCGGCCGGTCTCGTCGCCGTCTTCGGCGGCGCCTTCGCCCTGCACCCGACCGCCTCCGCCACCCCCGGGGTCCCGGCCCGGGCGC
This DNA window, taken from Streptomyces sp. TN58, encodes the following:
- a CDS encoding LysR family transcriptional regulator, whose amino-acid sequence is MSLRQMEYFLAVVEESSFTRAADSLHVTQPALSHQVKALERSVGGPLLERMPRGVRLTAMGRAFLPHAQLAVRSAHQAERAARAAAGVAGGELHLATVHAVAVGLLPGVVARWRALHPGVSLMLREYGSTEALEEELERGAADLAVGPEPARWTGPLLPLGREELVVVVPSDDPLAGRAAVRLAELADRDWIRCAMEPLVDGVLVLDRACGEAGFTPHTVLRTEHTSTAVRMAAAGVGIVMAPAHMARSAVGEDCALLSLDPAWHRGLAVFSRVPLTGAAAAFAELLAGVEPAATATATVTAPRDASGRPD
- a CDS encoding alpha/beta hydrolase, whose translation is MNTRRRHRLSARRPVRPAAVPAEALTTVDLDKEGWLLSAATGRQVRADRLTRYLAERLVPPAWATDIIVYVHGWRTGRDSAVRSAQRLLALMDRQRTARAALYPGLRERYAPWTVVVRWPSSSLITKGGYEKVRERAHAMSAPDSGYAPHVLGHLLGYLHTERGDPADRTLRTRGGQYLHLVGHSFGGRFLCEAVTRAADTWQGGTLGWSTTAHPSRPFTVDTLTVLQMAAPTEAFESLFTRLRPGPLGHTSPVGGPLVFTHSRHDRATGFWHLLGERKPGIGHSGMRLSRAGAGLAPNDVWATRLLRADTPYPHTSLDHAFVNVDASWRYRSTRINPVGAHSDFYHAETAHLLLSLADHSRPAVPSP
- a CDS encoding protein kinase domain-containing protein: MEAENPGVLRQRYWLDQAWEEHEGAVFWSAFDQKERAEVFIQQLLPLTQPSRPGSMLDALQERPAGAAPRLPAAKGRTTYAKGAAGADTGKDRVAVPGDLLRQIRRVASPRTPHLLAVHDAFEHGGSVWVVMDPVQPISLSRLLKEQGKLGGAGAAYLGVEMATALQELHDAGIAHGRFDPRNVFFRDDRTLALAGYGTAPSPHDGQGPWIRPWRPDSRYTAPELARRTADRPPFPTRSGDLWALGMVLYEILMGSRSLLYGPLRRFRWIRKVHDARPPRIPGEAELTLLLEVLLSPYPGARTSAAPAVVSLRRLAGQHEPVPGGHWAVANRPPPSFWESLRERLVHLFTTATSRAMAAFLTGVLVTLVTLFGWHLVSRPSAPDPLTALLSGAVFGAAYGTVRVLLTASWHCLALLRATPAREPGAQAQPRPAAVSAAPSGGAEAEAGPTAAMPAHRLRLPACTPRLTLIDAPAHVGRSVRLEFTLDVPAGHPWHRSPGDTRAPAELVLVASPRGAGSTLVPPCADYRVQAPGGQAAAFTFTAYTPGRHQLRITVYDRAHGVVLQELDATLEAAEPVLLGSSPHEGPEF
- the treY gene encoding malto-oligosyltrehalose synthase, with the translated sequence MSQPRPTPASESDVPSPVTPASTYRLQLCPEFPFAAAEAAVPYLASLGVSHLHLSPVLEAAPGSAHGYDVTDHSRVRAELGGEAGLRALAGAARAHGLGLVLDIVPNHMAVPTPLRLNRPLWEVLRDGPGSPYARWFDIDWEAGGGRVALPLLPGPVDSCDLRVDGEVLRHGEQEFPLREGTAGLPLPELLAAQWYRPVWWRETPGALNYRRFFTISELIGVRVEDPEVFTATHAKVLELVRDGVAQGLRIDHVDGLADPEEYLGRLRAAAGDGCWVVVEKILARHERLPAGWPVAGTTGYDALHRVDGVFTDPAGAAELADRFGRFTGMPPWPETARACAREVLTGDLAAELGALERRAGEELAAAVRELLIAFPVYRPYPGEPELPPQALERASELAGPAAVAGVRELLLRDPAFAARFAQTSAALRAKSLEDRAFYRYAPLLSATEVGGEPGRPAVAPEEFHAYCAALARDWPGTGTVLSTHDTKRSADVRARISALSQAPELMTAPDGPAGGEDVRDPHLAWVARQTALGLGPAPEAVPRLADALLKAAREAALRTSWTDPDEEYEAGVPGHAPAPLDVPADLAEAARANLLGMALLHLAMPGVPEVYQGAETEYRALVDPDNRRPAHFPREALARLDAGAAPQGPAEEKLALTAALLRLRRDRPELFRGYAPASARGPAADHLVAFTRGPGLLVAATRLSHRLAAAGGWRGTRLDLPPGGWTPVLPSPSGSKSPVRHSGSVTVSALLDGRPAGVWLRR